In Thermosphaera sp., a genomic segment contains:
- a CDS encoding amidohydrolase, with translation MPLVKAESVLIGNGRVLAAGDYERLARLPSVKEELVSKKPLGPGFIDAHLHLDSLGFELYSEKLVVDNIRSLIESLKNKEPMVGGWLLPGRVDPSKLKENRLPTRLELDEISREKPILIIHQSGHMGALNTKGLKMVLEVMGKRSEIDYERGYVYETSLWGILDFIRRTATDKDLEEFFERAYELLREKGISAIGLAGIRMREFELLLSFYKENVTRVRTYVYLLADEVLSRWREVKKLLDTSLPERLRLNGLKILIDGALGPRTALLSEDYSDAPGVKGLKNVSPEFMVEALTLAEEHELQLAMHAIGDAALDMALDVLEKSRNPGIHRIEHASLVRDDQLEMIARWKPLLVVQPRFIISDKWILSRLGVERAKWVYRFKTLRKLTTVAFSTDAPVEPVDPFETIYAAVTRGLRDNVDYGYDHMYEAYTLIEALDAYTRGGSLALRDERLGCLLPGCYADIVEYSNDPLRVSDVTEIRYLSARLIPL, from the coding sequence ATGCCGCTTGTTAAGGCTGAATCAGTGCTAATTGGGAATGGAAGAGTATTGGCCGCAGGGGACTATGAAAGACTCGCGCGTTTGCCTAGTGTAAAAGAGGAACTTGTTTCGAAGAAGCCTCTTGGGCCCGGGTTTATTGATGCACATTTACATTTAGACTCCTTGGGGTTTGAGCTTTACAGCGAGAAATTGGTTGTAGATAACATACGATCTTTAATCGAGAGTCTCAAGAACAAAGAGCCCATGGTAGGTGGATGGCTTCTCCCGGGTAGGGTAGACCCCTCCAAGCTCAAGGAGAACCGGCTACCTACCAGGTTAGAGTTGGACGAGATATCTCGTGAAAAACCGATCCTAATAATTCACCAATCTGGTCATATGGGGGCTCTGAATACGAAAGGATTGAAAATGGTTCTCGAAGTTATGGGAAAAAGAAGCGAAATAGACTACGAGAGAGGCTATGTGTATGAGACAAGTCTATGGGGGATACTGGACTTCATACGTAGAACAGCCACTGACAAAGACCTCGAAGAATTTTTCGAGAGGGCTTACGAATTATTGAGAGAAAAAGGGATCTCAGCTATAGGGTTGGCCGGTATTAGAATGCGCGAATTCGAACTGTTACTAAGCTTTTACAAAGAAAATGTAACAAGGGTGAGAACATACGTATATCTCTTAGCCGATGAGGTCCTCTCCCGATGGAGAGAGGTAAAAAAGCTTCTTGACACGTCGCTTCCGGAGAGGTTGAGATTAAATGGGTTGAAGATTCTCATAGATGGAGCTCTAGGACCTCGAACCGCTCTGCTTAGTGAAGATTACAGCGATGCTCCAGGAGTTAAAGGGCTTAAGAATGTTTCCCCTGAATTCATGGTCGAAGCATTAACGCTAGCCGAGGAGCATGAGCTTCAATTAGCGATGCATGCGATTGGGGACGCAGCATTAGACATGGCGTTAGACGTCTTAGAGAAGAGCAGAAATCCCGGGATACATAGGATAGAGCACGCTAGTCTGGTTAGAGATGATCAGTTGGAGATGATAGCCAGGTGGAAACCCTTGCTTGTTGTTCAACCACGCTTTATAATAAGTGACAAATGGATACTTTCCCGGTTGGGGGTTGAAAGAGCTAAGTGGGTTTATAGGTTCAAAACCCTTAGAAAACTAACTACGGTTGCATTCTCAACAGATGCTCCAGTAGAGCCGGTGGATCCATTCGAAACCATTTACGCAGCGGTTACAAGAGGTCTGCGCGATAATGTGGATTATGGTTATGATCACATGTATGAAGCTTACACGCTGATCGAAGCCCTGGATGCTTACACTCGTGGAGGAAGCCTCGCCTTAAGGGATGAGAGGCTAGGATGTTTACTGCCAGGATGTTACGCCGACATCGTTGAATACTCGAACGACCCTTTACGGGTCTCAGATGTAACTGAAATAAGATATTTAAGCGCTAGGCTCATTCCTCTTTGA
- a CDS encoding AMP phosphorylase, which yields MGHVSKEYKVNVLDLNFGKPTIIINDKDAQELGITPGNILMVIHGDKQRTGVAVTTRTMTTAGAILISSELAQAIGLKGDESVGLKPLSIPPSFPALKRRLKGERLEESDYREIVRDIVSGVYGEAEIAAFLVSQLFYEPSEDELTYLIKAMVETGSRIVFEEPASDVHSVGGVPGNSKVALITVPIVAASGLLIPKTSSRAITSPAGTADTVEVLARVDLTIDEIKEIVKKTKGVLAWGGRLNLAPADDIFVNIERRLAIDPIYQMVASILSKKIAMGIERLVIDIPTGRGAKVQEVSKADEMAGVFIRQASKMNVNIRVAVTYGGQPIGMTTGPALEAREALSALMTGKGSRSLVDKAILLAGLVLELGGRVPQGAGEDVAREIFLSGKAYEKFKQIIEAQGGDPSVKPDEIPVGKHSYTLTSPIEGAVTHLDNAAISTLARACGAPYDKGAGVQLHAKVGYRVNKGDPLITLYSNSASRLETAINLISQYHPVIVEGMLLKTLP from the coding sequence ATGGGACACGTCTCCAAGGAGTACAAAGTGAATGTTTTGGATTTGAATTTTGGCAAACCCACTATTATAATAAATGATAAAGACGCGCAAGAGCTAGGCATAACCCCTGGAAACATTTTAATGGTGATCCATGGCGATAAGCAGAGGACAGGGGTAGCAGTAACAACCAGAACAATGACGACCGCAGGAGCCATCCTTATCTCCAGCGAATTGGCACAAGCAATAGGTTTGAAGGGGGACGAGTCAGTCGGATTAAAACCGTTAAGCATCCCCCCTAGTTTTCCAGCTCTTAAGAGGAGGTTAAAGGGTGAGAGGCTGGAAGAGTCAGACTATAGGGAGATAGTCAGGGACATAGTGTCTGGGGTTTATGGAGAGGCTGAAATAGCAGCTTTTCTGGTAAGCCAATTATTTTACGAACCCAGTGAGGATGAATTAACTTACTTAATAAAAGCCATGGTGGAAACGGGAAGCAGGATTGTTTTTGAGGAACCAGCGAGTGATGTCCACAGTGTGGGGGGTGTACCGGGTAACAGCAAGGTAGCCTTAATAACGGTGCCCATAGTTGCTGCATCCGGGCTACTAATCCCTAAGACTAGCAGTAGAGCTATAACAAGCCCTGCTGGAACCGCAGACACCGTGGAGGTCTTAGCGAGAGTTGACCTGACCATCGATGAAATCAAGGAAATAGTTAAGAAAACCAAGGGTGTGCTTGCGTGGGGAGGAAGGCTAAACCTGGCACCCGCTGATGATATTTTCGTCAACATTGAGAGGAGACTCGCCATCGACCCCATATACCAGATGGTTGCCAGCATTTTATCTAAGAAAATAGCGATGGGTATTGAGAGATTAGTAATAGATATTCCCACCGGACGGGGAGCTAAGGTTCAGGAGGTCTCTAAAGCGGATGAAATGGCCGGTGTTTTCATAAGGCAGGCAAGCAAAATGAACGTCAACATTAGAGTTGCTGTAACTTATGGGGGACAGCCAATTGGGATGACAACAGGGCCTGCTTTGGAGGCTAGAGAGGCTTTATCAGCGTTGATGACTGGAAAGGGTAGCAGAAGCCTCGTTGACAAGGCAATCCTGCTTGCAGGATTGGTTTTAGAGTTGGGTGGGAGAGTTCCTCAAGGAGCCGGAGAGGACGTGGCCAGAGAAATATTCCTGTCCGGAAAAGCCTATGAAAAGTTTAAGCAGATAATTGAAGCACAAGGTGGAGATCCCTCGGTGAAACCGGATGAAATACCGGTTGGAAAACACTCCTACACTTTGACTTCCCCTATCGAGGGGGCTGTTACCCACTTGGACAATGCCGCAATATCTACGCTTGCGAGAGCGTGTGGGGCCCCATACGATAAAGGGGCTGGGGTCCAACTCCACGCGAAAGTCGGATATAGGGTGAATAAAGGCGATCCGTTGATAACTCTATACAGTAATAGTGCATCAAGGCTTGAAACCGCCATAAACCTGATTTCTCAATACCACCCTGTAATAGTTGAGGGAATGTTGCTTAAAACCCTCCCATAG
- a CDS encoding NAD(P)/FAD-dependent oxidoreductase — protein MKYDVIIVGAGVAGLESAIILASKGFKVAIIESKPRDRVGDKTCGDAIGVHHFEKISLEIPSNVIDYTYDGVKIYSPSEEHSIIVPGKGVSVNRIKFGQWLLQTSIDKGVDFFESHVLVDVVLKDERVDSLIAKKTGGSKVELKAEAFIDASGAKPALRTKLPDAWPIADRPYMTDFNIAYREVVRRETPIDQEDSKYALIYLNQQISPGGYWWLFPKSDSGYVINVGLGVVWNGEYNPRHNYEKFLKSRFQGEVIHSGGGIVPTRRPLPTLIWRNVGVVGDAAYTVNPVHGGGIGSSLEAAYIVSTYIGNALEAGEVREDKTWEANIKYMEAYGAKQAGLDVLRMYLQKLTNNDFEWIMRNKIVDGSSVYDLGVKGELAEKIMHTVSSMIKLLGRPSLLNQLRIVRNYMNQLTKLHSEEYPKSPVELPRWIARVENLIEEYARTIGFNRGQKVKW, from the coding sequence TTGAAATATGATGTGATAATTGTTGGTGCAGGAGTCGCAGGGCTAGAGTCAGCAATCATCCTCGCCTCAAAGGGGTTCAAAGTAGCAATAATTGAAAGCAAGCCGAGAGATAGGGTCGGCGATAAGACATGTGGAGATGCTATAGGAGTCCACCATTTCGAAAAGATCAGTCTTGAGATACCTAGTAATGTAATCGACTACACTTATGACGGAGTCAAGATATATAGTCCAAGCGAGGAGCACAGTATAATAGTACCGGGAAAAGGGGTCAGCGTAAACCGAATTAAATTCGGACAGTGGCTTTTACAAACCAGCATTGATAAAGGCGTAGACTTCTTCGAATCTCATGTACTGGTAGACGTTGTTTTAAAAGACGAGAGAGTGGATTCTCTAATAGCAAAGAAAACGGGAGGAAGCAAAGTAGAATTAAAGGCGGAAGCATTTATTGATGCCAGCGGAGCAAAGCCGGCTTTAAGGACAAAGCTACCGGATGCTTGGCCTATTGCTGATAGACCTTATATGACGGATTTCAACATCGCTTACAGGGAGGTGGTGAGAAGAGAAACCCCCATTGACCAGGAAGACTCGAAATATGCGTTGATCTACCTCAATCAGCAAATCTCACCAGGCGGTTACTGGTGGCTCTTCCCAAAGTCCGACAGCGGCTACGTGATTAATGTGGGTTTGGGAGTGGTTTGGAACGGGGAGTACAATCCTAGGCATAATTATGAAAAATTCCTGAAATCAAGGTTCCAGGGAGAAGTTATTCATTCTGGAGGGGGAATAGTTCCAACAAGGAGGCCTCTCCCCACTTTAATCTGGAGAAACGTGGGGGTCGTCGGCGACGCTGCTTACACCGTGAACCCGGTTCACGGTGGTGGAATAGGATCCAGTCTTGAAGCAGCCTACATAGTGTCGACCTATATTGGAAACGCTCTAGAGGCAGGGGAGGTGAGGGAGGATAAGACCTGGGAGGCCAATATAAAGTATATGGAGGCATACGGGGCGAAACAGGCAGGCCTAGATGTTCTCAGGATGTACTTACAAAAACTCACCAATAATGATTTCGAATGGATTATGAGGAACAAGATTGTAGATGGCTCTTCCGTGTATGACCTGGGCGTAAAGGGCGAGCTAGCAGAGAAGATAATGCACACCGTAAGCTCAATGATCAAGTTGCTCGGGAGGCCTAGCCTGCTAAATCAGCTGAGAATAGTTAGAAACTATATGAATCAATTGACCAAACTTCACAGTGAAGAATATCCTAAATCTCCAGTAGAGCTCCCTCGATGGATTGCCCGTGTCGAAAACCTAATTGAAGAATATGCTAGAACAATAGGATTCAATAGAGGTCAAAAAGTCAAATGGTAG
- a CDS encoding DUF429 domain-containing protein yields MVVFAGLDLSASPLRPSGFASINDDREMLSLDLVFDDSEIVDAILTLKPVLVAVDAPLTFTGKPFRNVDKALIRAGYKVFPSTWRGMKELVERALKIKESLIITRFIETHPSSALKSSGCGNYGNLLRAFGLKNPPENIKNKHLVDALIASLVSYLSYRSISTVIREDDGEIHLLPLLCRV; encoded by the coding sequence ATGGTAGTTTTCGCGGGGCTAGACCTTTCAGCCTCGCCTCTTAGACCATCCGGTTTCGCATCAATCAATGATGACAGGGAGATGTTGTCCCTTGATCTCGTTTTTGACGACTCCGAAATAGTCGACGCGATCTTAACCCTTAAACCAGTTCTGGTGGCTGTTGACGCTCCATTAACCTTTACGGGAAAACCCTTCAGGAACGTGGATAAAGCCTTGATTAGGGCCGGCTATAAAGTTTTCCCTTCAACTTGGAGGGGGATGAAAGAATTAGTGGAAAGAGCCTTGAAGATCAAAGAGTCTTTAATCATTACTCGTTTCATAGAGACTCATCCCTCAAGTGCCTTAAAATCCAGCGGGTGTGGAAACTATGGGAACTTGTTACGGGCGTTCGGGTTAAAAAATCCGCCCGAAAATATCAAAAATAAACACCTTGTTGATGCTTTGATTGCCTCACTTGTCTCTTATTTATCTTACCGCTCGATATCCACGGTCATACGAGAAGACGATGGTGAAATACATCTGCTACCACTTTTATGTCGGGTTTAA